From a single Camelus bactrianus isolate YW-2024 breed Bactrian camel chromosome 11, ASM4877302v1, whole genome shotgun sequence genomic region:
- the FAM25A gene encoding protein FAM25A: MLGGLGKLAAEGLAHRTEKATEEAVHAVEGVVKEVVEHAKEAGEKAIAEALKKAQETGDKVVKEVTETVTNTVTNAVTHAAEGLGKLGQ; encoded by the exons ATGCTGGGAGGACTGGGGAAACTTGCTGCCGAGGGCCTGGCCCACCGCACTGAGAAGGCCACCGAGGAAGCCG TCCACGCCGTGGAGGGGGTAGTGAAGGAGGTGGTGGAGCACGCCAAGGAGGCTGGAGAGAAAG CCATTGCTGAAGCCTTAAAGAAGGCCCAGGAGACAGGGGACAAAGTGGTAAAGGAGGTCACTGAGACGGTGACCAACACAGTCACAAATGCTGTCACCCACGCAGCTGAAGGCCTGGGCAAACTGGGACAGTGA
- the ADIRF gene encoding adipogenesis regulatory factor: MASKGLKDLKQQVEGATQEAVTAAGAAAQQVVDQATEAGQKAMDQVAKSTQETIDKTANQASETFSGFGKKIGLLK, from the exons ATGGCCAGCAAGGGCTTGAAGGACCTGAAGCAGCAGGTGGAGGGAGCCACCCAGGAAGCGG TGACTGCGGCTGGAGCAGCGGCTCAGCAAGTGGTGGATCAGGCCACAGAGGCAGGGCAGAAAG CCATGGACCAGGTGGCCAAGTCTACCCAGGAAACCATCGACAAGACGGCTAACCAAGCCTCTGAGACTTTCTCgggttttgggaaaaaaatcggTCTCCTGAAATGA
- the SNCG gene encoding gamma-synuclein, with translation MDVFKKGFSIAKEGVVGAVEKTKQGVTEAAEKTKEGVMYVGAKTKEGVVQSVTSVAEKTKEQANAVSEAVVSSVNIVANKTVEEAENIAVTAGVVRKEDLEQPAPSPEGETAKVEEEVAKEAKSG, from the exons ATGGACGTCTTCAAGAAGGGCTTCTCCATCGCCAAGGAGGGTGTGGTGGGCGCCGTGGAGAAGACCAAGCAGGGGGTGACAGAGGCGGCTGAGAAGACCAAGGAGGGTGTCATGTATGTGG GAGCCAAGACCAAGGAGGGTGTCGTGCAGAGTGTGACCTCAG TGGCTGAGAAGACCAAGGAGCAGGCCAATGCCGTGAGCGAGGCCGTGGTCTCCAGCGTCAACATCGTGGCCAACAAGACCGTGGAGGAGGCGGAGAACATCGCAGTCACCGCCGGAGTGGTGCGCAAG GAGGACCTGGAGCAACCTGCCCCGTCACCGGAGGGTGAGACAGCCAAAGTGGAAGAGGAAGTGGCCAAGGAG GCCAAGAGTGGGTGA